Proteins encoded in a region of the Quercus lobata isolate SW786 chromosome 8, ValleyOak3.0 Primary Assembly, whole genome shotgun sequence genome:
- the LOC115954418 gene encoding uncharacterized protein LOC115954418, with protein MDSMDSEVETLEQRLTSMLGQLQVECGILERMVYKNKNQHRRCLYFQYLLKVRRDIRLLQSAKLEELVGSCFLVITGKRPKQKVHLLESLKRRKCDGGKYNFMERLLGAARLLSQMVEPMLKAATEISILLARSFFIGFSLTILALLARLRVLVQQILLDVVSVFKMVSSLAQKKQSVKISQEGIEVFREYYPTNEEFATLECVWKSDKFVLLERAHKSKTGSQDGDLIEDISLGASAVKYQSIESFLGDDEVVPIRVDAAQMDKKDPSHITENKTDLLTGSSLESDDGKAVESCTEVGDGKANESYTEVGDSSGIAAAPSKKFPPEDGLLTATKTSTSSNVLKSKSGSRKVAFVSVKNPPASTPNVKNPPLSATNITTFDFKENETNTDKMEDPFFSLLTGGSLKDSLF; from the exons ATGGATTCTATGGATTCAGAAGTTGAAACTCTTGAGCAGAGGTTAACATCTATGCTTGGGCAGCTTCAAGTAGAGTGTGGCATTCTTGAAAGAATGGTATATAAGAACAAGAACCAGCATAGGCGTTGCTTGTATTTCCAGTATCTTTTGAAG GTGAGGAGGGATATTAGACTTTTGCAATCAGCTAAGTTGGAGGAGTTAGTAGGTTCTTGCTTTCTGGTTATCACTGGGAAGAGACCTAAACAAAAGGTGCATCTATTAGAAAG tttaaagagaagaaaatgtgatggtggaaaatataattttatggaACGACTTCTGGGAGCTGCACGCCTGCTATCACAG ATGGTTGAGCCAATGTTGAAAGCAGCTAC TGAGATATCTATCTTGCTTGCTCGATccttttttattggattttctCTGACCATTTTGGCTCTACTTGCACGCCTTCGAGTTTTGGTTCAACAA ATACTACTTGATGTTGTTTCAGTATTCAAAATGGTTTCTTCTCTTGCCCAGAAGAAGCAATCAGTAAAGATTTCCCAAGAAGGAATTGAG GTCTTCAGGGAATATTACCCAACCAATGAGGAGTTTGCTACCCTAGAGTGTGTATGGAAATCAGATAAGTTTGTATTACTTGAGAGGGCACATAAGAGCAAGACTGGAAGTCAGGACGGGGATCTCATAGAAGACATTTCTTTAGGAGCATCTGCTGTGAAGTATCAAAGTATTGAGTCTTTTCTTGGAG ACGATGAAGTTGTTCCCATTAGGGTTGATGCAGCCCAAATGGACAAAAAAGATCCATCTCATATCACGGAGAACAAGACTGATTTACTGACAGGCTCTTCCCTGGAGAGTGATGATGGGAAGGCAGTTGAAAGCTGTACAGAAGTCGGAGATGGGAAGGCAAATGAAAGCTATACAGAAGTAGGAGACAGTTCAGGCATTGCAGCTGCCCCAAGCAAGAAATTTCCACCGGAAGATGGTTTGCTTACAGCCACAAAGACCTCTACAAGTTCAAATGTGTTAAAATCTAAGTCCGGATCAAGAAAAGTAGCATTTGTGTCGGTGAAAAATCCTCCAGCATCAACCCCAAATGTGAAAAATCCTCCACTATCAGCCACCAATATTACCACATTTGACTTCAAGGAAAACGAAACTAATACTGATAAAATGGAAGATCCATTTTTCAGTTTGCTCACTGGTGGAAGTTTAAAGGACAGTctcttctag
- the LOC115954804 gene encoding septum-promoting GTP-binding protein 1-like, whose translation MAKFIHGAARKMTQLCRKVVHVNIRWRIVERVSFIRQFFRFIWDRIIVCSIGKSTQYRRLSSRGSYALPPEAVEAGLGLDEQASTACSEHDLDSDLVTLKISLLGDCQIGKTSFLIKYVGDEQEKRNLEMAGLNLMDKTLSVQGARISLEIWDVGGDHRSLDHVPMACKDAVAILFMFDLTSRTTLNSVIGWYNEARKWNQTAIPIIIGTKFDDFVRLPPDLQWTIVTQARAYARAMKATLFFSSATHNINVNKIFKFIMAKLFNLPWTVERNLTIGEPIIDF comes from the exons ATGGCCAAGTTTATTCATGGTGCAGCTAGAAAGATGACACAACTTTGTCGAAAAGTTGTTCATGTCAATATCCGGTGGAGAATAGTAGAAAGGGTCTCGTTTATTAGGCAATTTTTTCGATTCATTTGGGATAGAATTATAGTTTGTTCAATAGGGAAGTCGACTCAGTACCGGCGGTTGTCCAGCCGGGGTTCTTATGCGCTGCCGCCGGAGGCCGTAGAGGCCGGTTTGGGATTGGATGAACAAGCCAGCACCGCATGTAGTGAGCATGACTTGGATTCGGATTTGGTTACCTTGAAAATCAGCTTGTTGGGTGATTGCCAGATTGGTAAAACTAGTTTTTTG atCAAGTATGTGGGAGATGAGCAGGAAAAGAGAAACTTGGAGATGGCAGGATTAAATTTGATGGATAAAACTTTATCCGTACAAGGTGCCCGGATTTCATTGGAAATATGGGATGTGGGAG GTGACCACAGATCACTGGACCATGTTCCAATGGCTTGTAAAGATGCAGTAGcaattttgtttatgtttgatCTTACTAGCCGGACTACACTAAATAG TGTTATTGGGTGGTATAATGAAGCAAGAAAATGGAATCAG aCTGCAATTCCCATAATAATAggaacaaaatttgatgattttgttagGCTTCCCCCGGATTTGCAATGGACAATTGTGACTCAG GCCAGGGCATATGCAAGGGCAATGAAGGCGACACTTTTCTTCTCAAGTGCAACCCACAACATCAATGTGAACaagattttcaaattcattatgGCCAAGCTCTTTAACCTGCCGTGGACGGTAGAGAGAAATTTGACTATTGGGGAGCCCATCATCGATTTCTAA